The genomic region GGTACGCCGTTATTTGAACCGTCTATCCGACTTTTTCTTCGCCATCGCCCGCGCGGCCAACGTGAGGGACGGTGTGTCCGATGTGGAGTACAAACGGGGAGGACAGGTGTTTCGATAAGGGGACAAGCGGAGTTCGGCAGAGGGCTGGGAATTCCGGGGCTGCGCTCATAGATGGACAGAGTGTGGCTGGACATTCCGTAAGGGCGCGATGTTTTTCCAAGCGAGCGAAGACCTGTGCCCTGATCGAACGGGGACTCGGGTAGTGCAGGATTGAAATCGCGGGCCATCTCATCAAAGCGAAGCATATTTTGTCCGTGTCCGGCGCTGGCCAAATCGGAGCGGTCATGATTTGTTTACCTGCAGGGTGCAGGTGGAGCGAGCGGGAAAGCGATATGGACAGGTATTACCGGACGCACTCCGGGAAGGAAGGGAATCGAACACGCCCGGTTCCGCCCAGTTGGGTATACTGGTAACGGACAATCTATGGGGAGGGTTTCAGATGGCGAAGTTGAAAATGTACTGGTACCCCCGTTGCGGCACCTGTCGGAAAGCAAAAAAGTTTCTGGAGGAGCGGGGAGTGCCCTTTGAAGAGCAGCATATCGTCGAGAATCCGCCCAGCCGTGCGGAGCTGGAAGAGCTGGTTCGCAAAAGCGGCCTGCCCGTACAGAAGTTTTTCAATACAAGCGGACAAAAATACCGGGAGCTCAATCTGAAGGAAAAGTTGAAGACGATGAGCGACGATGAAAAGCTGGATTTGCTCGCCAGTGACGGCATGTTGATCAAACGGCCGATCGTCACCGACGGCGAACGGGTCACGGTGGGCTTCAAGGAAGAGCAGTTTGAGGAAAATTGGGTGAGATGAGGTTACCCGCCGCCTGATGAGGGCGGCGGTTTCCTTCTCCGCTAGATTTTGCGCGCCATCATCACATTGACCGCATGTCGGTGCGGAATGCCGCCGGAGTGTGTCATCGCTTTGTAGTGGGCAAACGTGTCGGGGCGCATCCGGGGCGGAAGATAGTGCAGGACCCCGATCGAATAGACGGCATCCACCTTCGTATCCATACGATGGGATAACAAATCCGCTCGAACGGTGGTGAGGGCCACACCTTCCGTTTCCGCCCACTGTTTCGCTTTTTCCAACCCCGCCTGAGACAGATCGACTGCTATCACGTTCAGCCCTTTTTTGGCGAAATAGACGGCATCCCGCCCTTCACCGCAACCCAGATCCACAACAGTTTTCCCCTGCACGGATGGAAGGGATTCAAGCAGACGGTGAGCCAATCGGTTGGGTTCGGTTCCCCAGTAAAAACC from Polycladomyces zharkentensis harbors:
- a CDS encoding arsenate reductase family protein; translation: MAKLKMYWYPRCGTCRKAKKFLEERGVPFEEQHIVENPPSRAELEELVRKSGLPVQKFFNTSGQKYRELNLKEKLKTMSDDEKLDLLASDGMLIKRPIVTDGERVTVGFKEEQFEENWVR
- a CDS encoding SAM-dependent methyltransferase — its product is MHPEQMDRLYQQPGFYWGTEPNRLAHRLLESLPSVQGKTVVDLGCGEGRDAVYFAKKGLNVIAVDLSQAGLEKAKQWAETEGVALTTVRADLLSHRMDTKVDAVYSIGVLHYLPPRMRPDTFAHYKAMTHSGGIPHRHAVNVMMARKI